The following coding sequences are from one Ramlibacter henchirensis window:
- a CDS encoding glycosyltransferase: protein MQTLIVFCHLRWNFVYQRPQHLLSRLGSRWRVVLIEEPVTGQAEQRLERFSPAPGVEVWRPHVHGTAPGFHDDHISVLQKFVNEAIAQQKITDYWVWFYTPMAVPLAAELQPRGIVYDCMDELTLFKNAPRQLVQRENVLFKEADLVFTGGPSLYRSKKDRHPSVHCFPSSVDAAHFAQVERDHPLQAELPRPRLGYCGVIDERINMQLIEAMATAHPEWQLIMVGPVVKIDPMGLPRHANIHWLGQQGYQDLPSFICGWDVCLMPFALNEATRFISPTKMLEYMACGRPSVSTPIRDVVEPYGHVVSIAETPQEYIQACERILARSIDEQRAHAAELAQAIAKTSWDKTAQQMAQLIEQADRAKDAAEREAEGEDETLAKVA from the coding sequence ATGCAGACATTGATCGTCTTTTGCCACCTGCGCTGGAATTTTGTCTACCAGCGCCCGCAACACCTGCTGTCTCGTCTGGGCTCGCGATGGCGCGTGGTGCTCATCGAGGAGCCGGTGACGGGCCAGGCCGAGCAGCGCCTGGAGCGCTTTTCCCCGGCCCCCGGCGTCGAGGTTTGGCGGCCTCATGTGCACGGCACTGCGCCGGGCTTCCACGACGACCACATCTCGGTGCTGCAGAAGTTCGTGAACGAGGCGATCGCGCAGCAGAAGATCACCGACTACTGGGTGTGGTTCTACACGCCGATGGCCGTGCCGCTGGCGGCCGAGCTCCAGCCGCGCGGCATCGTCTACGACTGCATGGACGAGCTCACGCTCTTCAAGAACGCGCCGCGCCAGCTGGTCCAGCGCGAGAACGTCCTCTTCAAGGAAGCGGACCTGGTGTTCACCGGCGGGCCGAGCCTGTACCGCTCCAAAAAGGATCGGCATCCCAGCGTCCACTGCTTTCCGAGCAGCGTGGACGCGGCCCACTTCGCGCAGGTCGAGCGCGACCATCCGCTGCAGGCGGAGCTGCCGCGCCCCCGGCTGGGCTACTGCGGCGTGATCGACGAGCGCATCAACATGCAGCTGATCGAGGCGATGGCGACCGCTCATCCCGAGTGGCAGCTCATCATGGTCGGACCGGTGGTCAAGATCGACCCGATGGGTCTGCCGCGCCACGCCAACATCCACTGGCTGGGCCAGCAGGGCTACCAGGACCTGCCGTCCTTCATCTGCGGATGGGACGTGTGCCTGATGCCTTTCGCGCTGAACGAGGCCACCCGCTTCATCAGCCCCACCAAGATGCTGGAATACATGGCCTGCGGCCGGCCTTCGGTCAGCACGCCCATCCGCGACGTGGTGGAGCCCTACGGCCACGTGGTGTCGATCGCCGAAACGCCGCAGGAGTACATCCAGGCGTGCGAGCGCATCCTCGCGCGCAGCATCGACGAGCAGCGCGCCCACGCGGCCGAACTGGCCCAGGCCATCGCCAAGACCTCGTGGGACAAGACGGCCCAGCAGATGGCGCAGCTCATCGAGCAGGCCGACCGCGCCAAGGATGCGGCCGAGCGCGAAGCCGAGGGCGAGGACGAGACGCTTGCCAAGGTGGCCTGA
- a CDS encoding hemerythrin domain-containing protein, which yields MTSMLSKVSPSITNMIRMDHTHVVSAFHQYQVDSPTRVKKGLADNICMALEVHAQLEEEIFYPALREVTTDDSLDKAKPEHDEMRSLIARLRVLQPGDPSFDQTLFDLMRTVLHHVADEETQLLPKAERLLATQLNEMGARMTRRRMQLIGPRTGELAGSMARSMSTGTMLAAAGALAAAGGLLLARKTNTTTTARSNWFNPARWGH from the coding sequence ATGACATCCATGCTCAGCAAGGTATCCCCCAGCATCACCAACATGATCCGCATGGACCACACGCACGTGGTCTCGGCCTTCCACCAGTACCAGGTCGATTCGCCGACGCGGGTGAAGAAGGGACTCGCGGACAACATCTGCATGGCACTCGAAGTGCACGCGCAGCTGGAAGAGGAGATCTTCTATCCGGCGCTGCGCGAGGTCACGACGGACGACAGCCTGGACAAGGCAAAGCCGGAGCACGACGAGATGCGCAGCCTGATCGCGCGCCTTCGCGTGCTGCAGCCGGGCGACCCGTCCTTCGACCAGACCCTGTTCGACCTGATGCGCACCGTGCTGCACCACGTCGCGGATGAAGAGACGCAGCTGCTGCCCAAGGCGGAACGGCTGCTGGCGACCCAGCTCAACGAAATGGGCGCGCGCATGACTCGCCGGCGCATGCAGCTGATCGGGCCGCGCACCGGGGAGCTGGCAGGGAGCATGGCTCGGTCGATGAGCACCGGGACGATGCTGGCGGCTGCGGGCGCGTTGGCGGCGGCGGGTGGGTTGTTGTTGGCTCGTAAGACGAACACGACGACGACAGCCCGAAGCAACTGGTTCAACCCGGCGCGCTGGGGGCACTGA
- a CDS encoding response regulator, which yields MSQQALHPALDRANSDVVLVVDDVPDNLAVLHDALDESGYTVLVATTGAAALARAEQALPDIVLLDALMPGMDGFEVARRLKAAPRTAHIPIIFMTGLTETEHLVAALDAGGVDYVTKPIKPKEVLARMNVHMQGARQARQTRNALDAFGYASIAVRVGDGRLLWQTPLARELLQAYYGHVGPLAPQPVVDWLRRHHALALQKVEPPRLSAELGARRLTFRLHQQIGQDEEGGDWLIVMREVSDAAVIEAMSLAFKLTAREAEVLYWVAKGKINRDIADILGASPATVKKHLERILAKLGVETRTAAAAMAMNRMRQLHPSFGE from the coding sequence GTGAGCCAGCAAGCGCTGCACCCGGCGCTGGACCGTGCGAACAGCGACGTGGTGCTGGTGGTCGACGACGTGCCGGACAACCTCGCGGTGCTGCACGACGCGCTCGATGAATCCGGCTACACCGTGCTGGTGGCGACCACCGGCGCCGCCGCGCTGGCGCGCGCCGAACAGGCGTTGCCCGACATCGTGCTGCTCGACGCGCTGATGCCCGGCATGGACGGCTTCGAGGTCGCCCGGCGGCTGAAGGCGGCTCCGCGCACCGCGCACATCCCGATCATCTTCATGACCGGGCTCACCGAGACCGAGCACCTGGTCGCCGCGCTCGATGCGGGCGGCGTCGACTACGTGACCAAGCCGATCAAGCCGAAGGAAGTGCTGGCGCGCATGAACGTGCACATGCAGGGCGCGCGGCAGGCGCGGCAGACGCGCAATGCGCTGGATGCCTTCGGCTACGCCAGCATTGCCGTGCGCGTGGGCGACGGGCGCCTGCTCTGGCAGACGCCGCTCGCGCGCGAGCTGCTGCAGGCCTACTACGGCCACGTCGGCCCGCTGGCGCCGCAGCCGGTGGTCGACTGGCTGCGGCGCCACCACGCGCTCGCGCTGCAGAAGGTCGAGCCGCCGCGGCTGTCGGCGGAACTGGGGGCGCGGCGCCTCACCTTCCGACTGCACCAGCAGATTGGCCAGGACGAGGAGGGCGGCGACTGGTTGATCGTGATGCGCGAGGTGTCGGACGCGGCGGTGATCGAGGCCATGAGCCTGGCCTTCAAGCTCACAGCGCGGGAGGCCGAGGTGCTCTACTGGGTGGCCAAGGGGAAGATCAACCGCGACATCGCGGACATCCTGGGCGCGAGTCCGGCGACGGTGAAGAAGCACCTGGAGCGGATCCTGGCGAAGCTGGGGGTGGAGACGCGGACCGCGGCGGCGGCGATGGCGATGAATCGGATGCGGCAGTTGCATCCAAGTTTTGGGGAATAG